The genome window AAATAGTGCAAATAAAGACTATGCAATCCATATTACTCTTCCTGAATTTGCTTGTTTTTGCCCAAGAAGTGGATATCCAGATTTTGCAACAATTTATGTAACATATGTTCCTGATAAATTCGTAGTAGAGTTAAAAGCACTAAAACTATATATCAATAGTTTTTTAAATCGTCATATTAGTCACGAATCAAGCGTAAATGAAATTTATGATACTTTAGATAGTAGATTAAAACCAAAATATTTAAGAGTTGTAGGTGATTTTAACCCAAGAGGCAATGTCCATACAGTAGTTGAAGTTGATAGCAATATGTCAAGAGAAGAAAAATATGATACAAGTTCTATCACCACTCAAAGTAGTAGGAAATTTAATTAATGATAAACTCAAAGCTTATTGAGCATATTTTTAAAGCAGCTAATATCTCAAGATGGAATGACTATCCTAAGATGGTTGATCTAGTAGAGTTAGATAAACAAGCTCATAAATTTATCATCGCATATTTTATCGCAAAGCTTGAAAATGATGTAGATATGCGTTATATAATTGAAGGTGGAG of Campylobacter vicugnae contains these proteins:
- the queF gene encoding preQ(1) synthase, translated to MENLKYGEKIIAEFDLDKDFEIWPNSANKDYAIHITLPEFACFCPRSGYPDFATIYVTYVPDKFVVELKALKLYINSFLNRHISHESSVNEIYDTLDSRLKPKYLRVVGDFNPRGNVHTVVEVDSNMSREEKYDTSSITTQSSRKFN